A section of the Campylobacter lanienae NCTC 13004 genome encodes:
- a CDS encoding chemotaxis protein CheB: protein MKQKLILIGASTGGPGHLKKLLDGITLPSNTSIVIAQHMGKNFVSSFADRLSQELHSGVELLNTKVTLKNKIYICEQNSVILNNQILTANIDQSGITTTYNPNVNMLFKSAVPICKIVDVMGILLTGIGDDGASGLNDLYRAGAKCIAENEQTAIVYGMPKRAKDINPNLEIGNLDTIKTNLQRFLI from the coding sequence TTGAAACAAAAGCTAATTTTAATCGGCGCATCCACCGGTGGCCCTGGCCATTTAAAAAAGCTATTAGATGGAATAACCTTACCATCAAATACCTCTATAGTCATAGCACAGCATATGGGTAAAAATTTTGTTAGCTCATTTGCCGATAGATTGAGCCAAGAGCTTCACTCTGGCGTGGAGTTATTAAACACCAAAGTAACACTAAAAAACAAAATTTATATCTGCGAACAAAATAGCGTTATATTAAATAACCAAATTTTAACAGCCAATATCGACCAAAGTGGCATCACAACCACATATAACCCAAATGTCAATATGCTATTTAAATCCGCCGTACCAATATGTAAAATAGTAGATGTAATGGGTATTTTACTCACCGGAATAGGCGATGATGGAGCTAGTGGATTAAATGATCTATATAGAGCTGGAGCCAAATGCATAGCAGAAAATGAACAAACAGCAATAGTATATGGAATGCCAAAACGAGCCAAAGATATAAATCCAAATT
- a CDS encoding flagellar assembly protein A produces the protein MIEDSKNPYQDIEAVSKSMDVPLEYLDFDILEIFTSYKTNPQDEFALATDMSIFDNDEFFLDANLAITQSYKVKFYDTRKEVKARLPKVTLGTNKYSTKVVAVIEEDAVVKYTTSFEKDLINAIYKKMLKAGFLLGLRERDFKKRISRLTSSLRINEKIEKKESITVSIGIEPILATSGKLLVHYKNGEDNNNEKGKVRKDIDRGFLSGVLEGDLIMEYIKPVVGANGRNLKGDIIEVSPPQDNQDAQITVSQNILVEENEDHIKYIALKSGYIVEENNKYDIKEEIDIESVNLKSTGSITTGLESDVKINIKETDYLSDAIGSGMQVETSEVRAVGSVAKDAVIKAKSVSIDGNTHAQSKIYTQTATISLHMGYLECDEAKIDRLEGGKVRAKKVYIGSVLGGDIEAEEVYIETLHSNSLIRASSIISIDSLKGSNNRLIVDVNSVLDKNGDVTIHHKKIKALEDELKALPKELEFKKNIIDSNKNSINMIKNRLLEMRTEGITPPAAFLNKLKDFQGLVADYNKILKQINSKEMELATLKDELISMESIILDAKIINRDRWTELNEIKFKLLEPPIDVSYSTKENELAKLITLKAGVDGYEIVRSNEL, from the coding sequence ATGATAGAAGATAGTAAAAATCCATATCAAGATATTGAGGCAGTTTCTAAGAGTATGGATGTGCCTTTAGAGTATTTGGATTTTGATATTTTAGAGATCTTTACTAGTTACAAAACTAATCCGCAAGATGAGTTTGCTCTGGCTACTGATATGAGTATATTTGATAATGATGAGTTTTTTTTGGATGCGAATTTAGCTATTACACAGAGTTATAAGGTTAAATTTTATGATACTAGAAAAGAGGTGAAAGCACGCCTTCCAAAGGTTACTCTAGGGACAAATAAATACTCCACCAAAGTAGTAGCGGTGATAGAAGAGGATGCTGTGGTGAAATACACTACATCTTTTGAAAAAGATCTAATAAATGCAATATATAAAAAGATGCTAAAAGCTGGATTTTTGCTAGGATTAAGGGAGAGGGATTTTAAAAAGAGAATTTCAAGATTAACCTCAAGCCTAAGAATTAATGAAAAAATAGAGAAAAAAGAATCCATAACCGTATCTATAGGAATCGAGCCTATACTAGCAACTAGTGGCAAGCTCTTGGTTCATTATAAAAATGGCGAAGATAATAACAATGAAAAAGGAAAGGTAAGAAAGGATATTGATAGGGGATTTTTGAGCGGTGTGTTAGAAGGTGATTTGATAATGGAGTATATCAAGCCTGTAGTTGGGGCTAATGGGCGGAATTTAAAAGGCGATATAATAGAAGTATCACCACCACAAGATAATCAAGACGCACAAATCACAGTAAGCCAAAATATCTTAGTAGAAGAGAATGAAGATCATATCAAATATATAGCTTTAAAAAGTGGTTATATCGTTGAAGAGAATAATAAATATGATATAAAAGAAGAGATAGATATAGAGTCTGTGAATTTAAAATCCACCGGATCTATCACCACTGGATTAGAATCAGATGTCAAGATAAATATCAAAGAGACAGACTATCTAAGTGATGCTATTGGTAGCGGTATGCAAGTAGAAACTAGCGAAGTTAGAGCCGTTGGTAGTGTAGCTAAAGATGCAGTTATTAAAGCAAAAAGTGTATCTATAGATGGCAATACTCACGCCCAATCTAAAATCTACACACAAACCGCAACAATATCATTGCACATGGGGTATTTGGAGTGTGATGAGGCTAAGATAGATAGATTAGAGGGTGGAAAAGTAAGGGCTAAAAAGGTCTATATAGGCTCTGTTTTGGGTGGTGATATAGAAGCTGAAGAGGTATATATAGAGACACTTCACTCAAATTCGCTTATAAGAGCATCATCAATAATAAGCATAGACTCACTTAAAGGCAGTAATAATAGATTAATAGTGGATGTAAATAGCGTATTAGATAAAAATGGAGATGTAACCATCCATCATAAGAAGATTAAAGCCTTAGAAGATGAGTTAAAAGCTCTTCCAAAAGAGCTTGAATTTAAAAAGAATATAATAGATAGCAATAAAAATTCAATCAATATGATAAAAAATAGATTATTAGAGATGAGAACAGAAGGCATCACGCCACCGGCTGCCTTTTTAAATAAATTAAAAGATTTCCAAGGATTGGTGGCTGATTATAACAAAATTTTAAAACAGATAAATTCTAAAGAGATGGAGCTAGCTACCTTAAAAGATGAATTAATCAGTATGGAGAGCATAATTTTGGATGCTAAAATCATAAATAGAGATCGCTGGACGGAGCTAAATGAGATCAAATTTAAACTTCTTGAACCACCAATAGATGTCTCATATAGCACCAAAGAAAATGAGCTAGCAAAACTAATAACGCTCAAAGCTGGAGTCGATGGATATGAGATAGTAAGGTCAAATGAGCTATGA
- the ruvA gene encoding Holliday junction branch migration protein RuvA, with amino-acid sequence MIKAIEGIIVKKEPTAIWIKCYGITYGVNISLFTSASLNRGDSVELFITQIIREDANLLYGFLNESEQRIFELLLKVSGIGASTAMAVCSSLSSDEFILAITNGDDSVLKRVPGIGPKTARTLIAQLSDAKLGEISSVNSASKEAFMALESLGFKRDKITAALAKCSSNDTASLIKEALKILS; translated from the coding sequence ATGATAAAGGCTATTGAAGGTATAATCGTCAAGAAAGAGCCAACGGCGATCTGGATCAAATGCTATGGCATAACATATGGAGTTAATATATCTCTATTTACTAGTGCATCACTAAATCGTGGTGATAGCGTGGAGCTATTTATCACTCAAATTATTAGAGAAGATGCGAATTTGCTCTATGGATTTTTAAATGAGAGTGAGCAGAGAATTTTTGAATTGCTTTTAAAAGTTAGTGGGATAGGAGCTTCTACTGCGATGGCTGTTTGTTCATCTCTAAGTTCAGATGAGTTTATACTAGCTATTACTAATGGTGATGATAGCGTATTAAAGCGGGTTCCAGGCATAGGCCCAAAGACAGCTAGAACTCTCATAGCTCAGCTTAGCGATGCGAAATTGGGCGAGATAAGTAGCGTAAATAGTGCTAGCAAAGAGGCGTTTATGGCGCTTGAGAGCTTAGGATTTAAGCGAGACAAGATTACAGCAGCCTTGGCTAAATGCTCTAGCAATGATACGGCGTCTTTGATTAAAGAAGCGCTTAAAATATTATCTTAA
- a CDS encoding D-alanine--D-alanine ligase, which produces MDYGVVFGGASWEHEISIVSAIAIKKALKANLKFIFVDSLREFYLIEPNDMRANFFSSKKYKKCKKLYLKDGGFVTHSIFGVKSIGVDCYINLIHGCDGEDGKMAGLFEFYSLKFIGPRLEASVMSYSKVLTKFLALKCGVKTLDYEVITRDNKPNLSLPYILKPSHLGSSIGVSVVSSEDELEYALDVGFEFDNEILVEPFINGVREFNLAGFRADGEFEFSIIEEPKKSKMLDFEQKYLSFASSSAQEADISDDIKNKMKEAFKRIYIGGGFDGALIRCDFFVIDDEIYLNEINPNPGSLANYLFSDFTSSINRLVNSIKVDKKIPVDYKYINSITKSKGKMA; this is translated from the coding sequence ATGGATTATGGTGTAGTTTTTGGTGGGGCGAGCTGGGAGCATGAGATTAGTATTGTTTCGGCTATCGCTATTAAAAAGGCGTTAAAAGCGAATTTGAAATTTATATTTGTAGATTCTTTAAGGGAGTTTTATCTAATTGAGCCTAATGATATGAGAGCGAATTTTTTTAGCTCTAAAAAGTATAAAAAATGTAAAAAACTATATTTAAAAGATGGTGGATTTGTCACTCACTCTATCTTTGGGGTTAAGAGTATCGGGGTGGATTGCTATATCAATCTAATACATGGTTGCGATGGCGAAGATGGCAAGATGGCTGGGTTATTTGAGTTTTACTCTCTTAAATTTATAGGGCCACGGCTTGAGGCTAGTGTGATGAGTTATTCAAAGGTTTTAACCAAATTTTTAGCTCTAAAATGCGGTGTTAAAACGCTTGATTATGAGGTGATAACTAGGGATAATAAACCAAATTTAAGCTTGCCATATATCCTAAAACCATCTCACCTTGGTAGCAGTATCGGTGTGAGCGTGGTAAGCAGTGAAGATGAGTTAGAATATGCTTTGGATGTGGGGTTTGAGTTTGATAATGAAATTTTAGTTGAGCCGTTTATAAATGGCGTTAGAGAGTTTAATCTAGCTGGATTTAGAGCTGATGGTGAGTTTGAGTTTTCTATAATCGAAGAGCCAAAAAAGAGTAAAATGCTAGATTTTGAGCAAAAATATTTGAGCTTTGCATCTTCTAGTGCGCAAGAAGCTGATATTAGTGATGATATTAAAAATAAAATGAAAGAGGCTTTTAAGCGAATTTATATTGGTGGTGGCTTTGATGGGGCGCTTATTAGGTGTGATTTTTTCGTTATTGATGATGAAATTTATCTAAATGAGATAAATCCAAATCCAGGAAGTTTGGCAAACTATCTATTTAGCGATTTTACAAGCTCTATAAATCGCTTAGTAAATAGCATTAAAGTAGATAAAAAAATACCAGTAGATTATAAATATATCAACTCAATTACAAAAAGTAAAGGCAAAATGGCTTAA
- a CDS encoding prevent-host-death protein, which translates to MAKFSKDEIYTATQVVRNFSSILSDISQAKMKRAFIVKNNRFEAVLLNMDEYERLSDAVALLEAIYNKKKEN; encoded by the coding sequence ATGGCAAAATTTAGCAAAGATGAGATCTATACTGCTACACAGGTTGTAAGAAATTTTAGCTCCATTTTAAGCGATATATCACAAGCCAAGATGAAAAGAGCCTTTATAGTTAAAAATAATCGCTTTGAAGCTGTGCTTTTAAATATGGATGAATACGAGAGATTAAGTGATGCCGTAGCCTTGCTAGAGGCGATTTATAATAAGAAGAAAGAGAATTAA